A genomic stretch from Triplophysa dalaica isolate WHDGS20190420 chromosome 4, ASM1584641v1, whole genome shotgun sequence includes:
- the gtf2ird1 gene encoding general transcription factor II-I repeat domain-containing protein 1 isoform X4 — protein MAQVRKLACDGLRTNSRPELKVPHVSSRQEILTSLVSALDSVCSAMSKLNAEVACVTVHEDSVIAVGTEKGRNFLNSRKEIQTDFHKFCKVSCLQANSHAKAPDVDCSRTGKDCGQQARQRTLTDSHSNIFVLRKMVEEVFSVLYSEAVGKSSLVPVPYERVLKDPSSLVVYGLPDGVTLRKPSEYDTKTLMKILEQSNRIRFIVKRTPEEPSRDAKSCPEVNHHSSISKSISNHATVKPSVQEVSASNSMLSSFLYGMPMSSQPHPDSKMDLKPTSLNSIGKERLGMWTSSDDKAVQAKECVDNGERIGLAGDLAQSPPSIHVSKRLLFSIVHEKSEKWDSFIRETEDINTLRECVQILFNSRYAEALGLDHMVPVPYRKIACDPEAVEIIGIPDKIPFKRPCTYGVPKLKRILEERHGVRFVVRRMFDERIFTAAGKVAKEEGKQDGSALDDGFPDGLRLPSSSLELVNNTHSSRSTSSCVSPLAECEAGPSGDCLSMKKIKTEPPDGEIIQVTVPESSVSTEEPSEPQTERVTPDLCRLLEPEAEDLASKTTPQGLKRAVEEDIGEMILQLRKQVESLFSSKYSEALGLPEPAKVPYSKFQMYPDDLYINGLPEGMTFRRPNCFGAVKLRKILAASSQIQFVIRKPELLTEQVKNESLSKSTSDSAETDSKDQSDDPGPASKRPGFSDSLEAKLSRIDLANTLREQVQDLFNRKYGEALGIKYPVQVPYKRIKSNPGSVIIEGLPPGIPFRKPCTFGSQNLERILAVADKISFSITRPFQGLIPKPAPRRITTLKKGYTPINEDEVNRMGEKVILREQVKELFNKKYGEALGLDRSVLVPYKLIRANPGSLEVSGLPDDIPFRNPNTYDIIRLEKILQAEDEITFNIKTPLQPFTELCTQSCNTECKEVSTNRRKRKRVLDNNQAIVPTGADSALSTNQIPVMQWPMYMVDYSGVNVQVPSKVKY, from the exons ATGGCACAGGTTCGGAAGCTGGCCTGTGATGGCTTGAGGACCAACTCTCGGCCAGAGCTCAAAGTTCCACATGTGTCATCCAGACAAGAGATCCTCACCAGCCTCGTTTCAGCGTTAGATTCTGTG TGCTCTGCCATGTCTAAACTGAACGCTGAGGTGGCATGTGTCACCGTGCACGAGGACAGCGTGATCGCCGTGGGAACAGAAAAGGGACGAAACTTTCTCAACTCCAGAAAGGAGATACAGACGGACTTCCACAAGTTCTGTA AAGTGTCTTGTCTTCAAGCGAACTCCCACGCTAAAGCTCCTGACGTGGACTGCAGCAGGACAGGCAAAGACTGCGGCCAACAGGCCAGACAGAGAACCTTAACCGACTCTCACTCCAACATCTTCGTCTTGAGGAAAATGGTGGAGGAAGTCTTCAGCGTACTGTACA GTGAGGCTGTTGGGAAAAGCAGCCTGGTCCCTGTGCCTTATGAACGGGTTCTGAAGGATCCCAGCTCGCTGGTTGTCTACGGCCTTCCTGACGGTGTAACTTTGAGAAAACCTTCAGAATACGACACCAAGACCTTAATGAAGATCTTAGAGCAAAGTAATCGTATCCGCTTTATAGTCAAAAG AACGCCAGAGGAACCCTCACGGGATGCCAAATCCTGTCCGGAAGTCAACCATCACTCTTCGATCTCAAAAAGCATAAGCAACCACGCCACTGTTAAACCCTCTGTTCAGGAAGTGTCTGCTAGCAACTCTATGCTCTCCAGCTTCCTGTACGGCATGCCCATGTCCTCCCAGCCCCACCCAGACAGCAAGATGGACCTGAAGCCCACATCACTGAACAGCATAGGTAAAGAGAGGCTGGGAATGTGGACATCCTCTGATGACAAGGCCGTGCAAGCCAAGGAATGTGTTGACAATG GCGAGCGAATAGGGCTGGCAGGGGATCTTGCCCAGAGTCCTCCCAGCATCCATGTCTCCAAGCGCCTTCTGTTTTCTATAGTGCATGAAAAATCAG AAAAATGGGACTCATTTATCAGGGAGACGGAGGACATCAACACGCTTCGAGAATGTGTTCAGATCCTCTTCAACAGCAGATATG CTGAGGCTTTAGGTCTGGATCACATGGTTCCTGTGCCGTATCGGAAAATCGCCTGCGATCCAGAGGCGGTAGAAATCATTGGAATTCCAGACAAGATTCCCTTCAAGAGGCCATGCACTTATGGAGTGCCTAAACTGAAACGGATCCTGGAGGAAAGGCACGGGGTCCGCTTTGTTGTCAGAAG AATGTTTGATGAAAGGATTTTTACAG CCGCTGGTAAAGTAGCTAAGGAGGAGGGCAAACAGGATGGCTCCGCCCTTGATGATGGTTTCCCTGATGGGCTCAGGTTGCCAAGCTCCTCCCTAGAGCTGGTCAACAACACTCACAGCAGCAG ATCGACTAGCTCTTGTGTCAGTCCTTTGGCTGAGTGCGAAGCAG GGCCATCCGGGGACTGTCTTTCTATGAAGAAGATTAAAACAGAACCCCCAGATGGTGAAATCATTCAAGTGACAGTGCCAG AGTCCAGTGTTTCTACAGAAGAGCCAAGCGAGCCCCAGACTGAACGAGTGACCCCTGACCTCTGTCGTCTATTGGAGCCTGAAGCAG AAGATTTAGCATCTAAGACTACGCCGCAGGGGCTCAAAAGAGCTGTTGAAG AAGACATCGGAGAGATGATCCTACAGTTGAGAAAGCAGGTGGAGAGCCTGTTCAGCTCCAAGTACA GTGAAGCTCTTGGTCTGCCCGAGCCAGCTAAAGTGCCATACTCCAAGTTCCAGATGTATCCAGATGACCTGTACATCAATGGGTTGCCAGAAGGGATGACTTTTCGAAGACCAAACTGTTTCGGGGCAGTAAAATTGAGAAAGATTCTTGCTGCAAGCAGTCAGATCCAGTTTGTTATAAGAAA GCCAGAGTTGTTGACAGAGCAGGTTAAAAACGAGTCTCTCTCAAAATCAACCTCTGACTCAG CAGAGACGGACTCTAAAGACCAATCAGATGACCCTGGACCCGCGTCCAAGAGACCAGGATTCTCAG ACAGTTTAGAGGCCAAGCTCTCCCGTATCGACTTGGCGAACACACTGCGCGAGCAGGTCCAAGACCTGTTCAACAGGAAATACGGCGAGGCACTGGGCATTAAGTATCCTGTGCAAGTGCCTTATAAGAGGATCAAGAGTAACCCCGGCTCAGTGATTATTGAGGGCCTGCCCCCTGGGATCCCCTTCAGAAAGCCCTGCACCTTCGGCTCACAGAATCTAGAGAGGATATTAGCCGTGGCAGACAAGATCTCTTTCAGCATTACAAG gcCTTTCCAAGGACTCATTCCAAAGCCAG CACCCCGGAGAATAACCACATTGAAGAAAGGTTACACCCCAATAAATG AAGACGAGGTCAATCGAATGGGAGAGAAAGTGATATTAAGGGAACAAGTTAAAGAGCTCTTTAATAAGAAATATG GTGAAGCTTTAGGTTTGGATCGCTCGGTCCTTGTTCCATATAAATTAATCCGTGCCAATCCCGGCTCATTGGAAGTTTCTGGACTTCCGGATGATATTCCATTCAGGAATCCGAATACTTATGACATCATTCGATTGGAAAAAATTCTGCAGGCTGAAGATGAAATTACCTTCAATATTAAAACCCCACTACA ACCTTTTACAGAATTGTGTACCCAGTCTTGTAATACAG AATGTAAAGAAGTGTCCACCAATCGACGCAAACGTAAACGTGTACTTGACAACAATCAAGCAATCGTGCCCACTGGAGCAGACTCGGCActatcaaccaatcagattcctGTCATG caGTGGCCTATGTACATGGTGGACTACAGCGGTGTGAATGTTCAAGTTCCCAGCAAGGTCAAATACTAG
- the gtf2ird1 gene encoding general transcription factor II-I repeat domain-containing protein 1 isoform X2, translated as MAQVRKLACDGLRTNSRPELKVPHVSSRQEILTSLVSALDSVCSAMSKLNAEVACVTVHEDSVIAVGTEKGRNFLNSRKEIQTDFHKFCKVSCLQANSHAKAPDVDCSRTGKDCGQQARQRTLTDSHSNIFVLRKMVEEVFSVLYSEAVGKSSLVPVPYERVLKDPSSLVVYGLPDGVTLRKPSEYDTKTLMKILEQSNRIRFIVKRTPEEPSRDAKSCPEVNHHSSISKSISNHATVKPSVQEVSASNSMLSSFLYGMPMSSQPHPDSKMDLKPTSLNSIGKERLGMWTSSDDKAVQAKECVDNGERIGLAGDLAQSPPSIHVSKRLLFSIVHEKSEKWDSFIRETEDINTLRECVQILFNSRYAEALGLDHMVPVPYRKIACDPEAVEIIGIPDKIPFKRPCTYGVPKLKRILEERHGVRFVVRRMFDERIFTAAGKVAKEEGKQDGSALDDGFPDGLRLPSSSLELVNNTHSSRSTSSCVSPLAECEAGPSGDCLSMKKIKTEPPDGEIIQVTVPESSVSTEEPSEPQTERVTPDLCRLLEPEAEDLASKTTPQGLKRAVEEDIGEMILQLRKQVESLFSSKYSEALGLPEPAKVPYSKFQMYPDDLYINGLPEGMTFRRPNCFGAVKLRKILAASSQIQFVIRKPELLTEQVKNESLSKSTSDSETDSKDQSDDPGPASKRPGFSDSLEAKLSRIDLANTLREQVQDLFNRKYGEALGIKYPVQVPYKRIKSNPGSVIIEGLPPGIPFRKPCTFGSQNLERILAVADKISFSITRPFQGLIPKPAPRRITTLKKGYTPINEEDEVNRMGEKVILREQVKELFNKKYGEALGLDRSVLVPYKLIRANPGSLEVSGLPDDIPFRNPNTYDIIRLEKILQAEDEITFNIKTPLQPFTELCTQSCNTECKEVSTNRRKRKRVLDNNQAIVPTGADSALSTNQIPVMQWPMYMVDYSGVNVQVPSKVKY; from the exons ATGGCACAGGTTCGGAAGCTGGCCTGTGATGGCTTGAGGACCAACTCTCGGCCAGAGCTCAAAGTTCCACATGTGTCATCCAGACAAGAGATCCTCACCAGCCTCGTTTCAGCGTTAGATTCTGTG TGCTCTGCCATGTCTAAACTGAACGCTGAGGTGGCATGTGTCACCGTGCACGAGGACAGCGTGATCGCCGTGGGAACAGAAAAGGGACGAAACTTTCTCAACTCCAGAAAGGAGATACAGACGGACTTCCACAAGTTCTGTA AAGTGTCTTGTCTTCAAGCGAACTCCCACGCTAAAGCTCCTGACGTGGACTGCAGCAGGACAGGCAAAGACTGCGGCCAACAGGCCAGACAGAGAACCTTAACCGACTCTCACTCCAACATCTTCGTCTTGAGGAAAATGGTGGAGGAAGTCTTCAGCGTACTGTACA GTGAGGCTGTTGGGAAAAGCAGCCTGGTCCCTGTGCCTTATGAACGGGTTCTGAAGGATCCCAGCTCGCTGGTTGTCTACGGCCTTCCTGACGGTGTAACTTTGAGAAAACCTTCAGAATACGACACCAAGACCTTAATGAAGATCTTAGAGCAAAGTAATCGTATCCGCTTTATAGTCAAAAG AACGCCAGAGGAACCCTCACGGGATGCCAAATCCTGTCCGGAAGTCAACCATCACTCTTCGATCTCAAAAAGCATAAGCAACCACGCCACTGTTAAACCCTCTGTTCAGGAAGTGTCTGCTAGCAACTCTATGCTCTCCAGCTTCCTGTACGGCATGCCCATGTCCTCCCAGCCCCACCCAGACAGCAAGATGGACCTGAAGCCCACATCACTGAACAGCATAGGTAAAGAGAGGCTGGGAATGTGGACATCCTCTGATGACAAGGCCGTGCAAGCCAAGGAATGTGTTGACAATG GCGAGCGAATAGGGCTGGCAGGGGATCTTGCCCAGAGTCCTCCCAGCATCCATGTCTCCAAGCGCCTTCTGTTTTCTATAGTGCATGAAAAATCAG AAAAATGGGACTCATTTATCAGGGAGACGGAGGACATCAACACGCTTCGAGAATGTGTTCAGATCCTCTTCAACAGCAGATATG CTGAGGCTTTAGGTCTGGATCACATGGTTCCTGTGCCGTATCGGAAAATCGCCTGCGATCCAGAGGCGGTAGAAATCATTGGAATTCCAGACAAGATTCCCTTCAAGAGGCCATGCACTTATGGAGTGCCTAAACTGAAACGGATCCTGGAGGAAAGGCACGGGGTCCGCTTTGTTGTCAGAAG AATGTTTGATGAAAGGATTTTTACAG CCGCTGGTAAAGTAGCTAAGGAGGAGGGCAAACAGGATGGCTCCGCCCTTGATGATGGTTTCCCTGATGGGCTCAGGTTGCCAAGCTCCTCCCTAGAGCTGGTCAACAACACTCACAGCAGCAG ATCGACTAGCTCTTGTGTCAGTCCTTTGGCTGAGTGCGAAGCAG GGCCATCCGGGGACTGTCTTTCTATGAAGAAGATTAAAACAGAACCCCCAGATGGTGAAATCATTCAAGTGACAGTGCCAG AGTCCAGTGTTTCTACAGAAGAGCCAAGCGAGCCCCAGACTGAACGAGTGACCCCTGACCTCTGTCGTCTATTGGAGCCTGAAGCAG AAGATTTAGCATCTAAGACTACGCCGCAGGGGCTCAAAAGAGCTGTTGAAG AAGACATCGGAGAGATGATCCTACAGTTGAGAAAGCAGGTGGAGAGCCTGTTCAGCTCCAAGTACA GTGAAGCTCTTGGTCTGCCCGAGCCAGCTAAAGTGCCATACTCCAAGTTCCAGATGTATCCAGATGACCTGTACATCAATGGGTTGCCAGAAGGGATGACTTTTCGAAGACCAAACTGTTTCGGGGCAGTAAAATTGAGAAAGATTCTTGCTGCAAGCAGTCAGATCCAGTTTGTTATAAGAAA GCCAGAGTTGTTGACAGAGCAGGTTAAAAACGAGTCTCTCTCAAAATCAACCTCTGACTCAG AGACGGACTCTAAAGACCAATCAGATGACCCTGGACCCGCGTCCAAGAGACCAGGATTCTCAG ACAGTTTAGAGGCCAAGCTCTCCCGTATCGACTTGGCGAACACACTGCGCGAGCAGGTCCAAGACCTGTTCAACAGGAAATACGGCGAGGCACTGGGCATTAAGTATCCTGTGCAAGTGCCTTATAAGAGGATCAAGAGTAACCCCGGCTCAGTGATTATTGAGGGCCTGCCCCCTGGGATCCCCTTCAGAAAGCCCTGCACCTTCGGCTCACAGAATCTAGAGAGGATATTAGCCGTGGCAGACAAGATCTCTTTCAGCATTACAAG gcCTTTCCAAGGACTCATTCCAAAGCCAG CACCCCGGAGAATAACCACATTGAAGAAAGGTTACACCCCAATAAATG AAGAAGACGAGGTCAATCGAATGGGAGAGAAAGTGATATTAAGGGAACAAGTTAAAGAGCTCTTTAATAAGAAATATG GTGAAGCTTTAGGTTTGGATCGCTCGGTCCTTGTTCCATATAAATTAATCCGTGCCAATCCCGGCTCATTGGAAGTTTCTGGACTTCCGGATGATATTCCATTCAGGAATCCGAATACTTATGACATCATTCGATTGGAAAAAATTCTGCAGGCTGAAGATGAAATTACCTTCAATATTAAAACCCCACTACA ACCTTTTACAGAATTGTGTACCCAGTCTTGTAATACAG AATGTAAAGAAGTGTCCACCAATCGACGCAAACGTAAACGTGTACTTGACAACAATCAAGCAATCGTGCCCACTGGAGCAGACTCGGCActatcaaccaatcagattcctGTCATG caGTGGCCTATGTACATGGTGGACTACAGCGGTGTGAATGTTCAAGTTCCCAGCAAGGTCAAATACTAG
- the gtf2ird1 gene encoding general transcription factor II-I repeat domain-containing protein 1 isoform X1: MAQVRKLACDGLRTNSRPELKVPHVSSRQEILTSLVSALDSVCSAMSKLNAEVACVTVHEDSVIAVGTEKGRNFLNSRKEIQTDFHKFCKVSCLQANSHAKAPDVDCSRTGKDCGQQARQRTLTDSHSNIFVLRKMVEEVFSVLYSEAVGKSSLVPVPYERVLKDPSSLVVYGLPDGVTLRKPSEYDTKTLMKILEQSNRIRFIVKRTPEEPSRDAKSCPEVNHHSSISKSISNHATVKPSVQEVSASNSMLSSFLYGMPMSSQPHPDSKMDLKPTSLNSIGKERLGMWTSSDDKAVQAKECVDNGERIGLAGDLAQSPPSIHVSKRLLFSIVHEKSEKWDSFIRETEDINTLRECVQILFNSRYAEALGLDHMVPVPYRKIACDPEAVEIIGIPDKIPFKRPCTYGVPKLKRILEERHGVRFVVRRMFDERIFTAAGKVAKEEGKQDGSALDDGFPDGLRLPSSSLELVNNTHSSRSTSSCVSPLAECEAGPSGDCLSMKKIKTEPPDGEIIQVTVPESSVSTEEPSEPQTERVTPDLCRLLEPEAEDLASKTTPQGLKRAVEEDIGEMILQLRKQVESLFSSKYSEALGLPEPAKVPYSKFQMYPDDLYINGLPEGMTFRRPNCFGAVKLRKILAASSQIQFVIRKPELLTEQVKNESLSKSTSDSAETDSKDQSDDPGPASKRPGFSDSLEAKLSRIDLANTLREQVQDLFNRKYGEALGIKYPVQVPYKRIKSNPGSVIIEGLPPGIPFRKPCTFGSQNLERILAVADKISFSITRPFQGLIPKPAPRRITTLKKGYTPINEEDEVNRMGEKVILREQVKELFNKKYGEALGLDRSVLVPYKLIRANPGSLEVSGLPDDIPFRNPNTYDIIRLEKILQAEDEITFNIKTPLQPFTELCTQSCNTECKEVSTNRRKRKRVLDNNQAIVPTGADSALSTNQIPVMQWPMYMVDYSGVNVQVPSKVKY, encoded by the exons ATGGCACAGGTTCGGAAGCTGGCCTGTGATGGCTTGAGGACCAACTCTCGGCCAGAGCTCAAAGTTCCACATGTGTCATCCAGACAAGAGATCCTCACCAGCCTCGTTTCAGCGTTAGATTCTGTG TGCTCTGCCATGTCTAAACTGAACGCTGAGGTGGCATGTGTCACCGTGCACGAGGACAGCGTGATCGCCGTGGGAACAGAAAAGGGACGAAACTTTCTCAACTCCAGAAAGGAGATACAGACGGACTTCCACAAGTTCTGTA AAGTGTCTTGTCTTCAAGCGAACTCCCACGCTAAAGCTCCTGACGTGGACTGCAGCAGGACAGGCAAAGACTGCGGCCAACAGGCCAGACAGAGAACCTTAACCGACTCTCACTCCAACATCTTCGTCTTGAGGAAAATGGTGGAGGAAGTCTTCAGCGTACTGTACA GTGAGGCTGTTGGGAAAAGCAGCCTGGTCCCTGTGCCTTATGAACGGGTTCTGAAGGATCCCAGCTCGCTGGTTGTCTACGGCCTTCCTGACGGTGTAACTTTGAGAAAACCTTCAGAATACGACACCAAGACCTTAATGAAGATCTTAGAGCAAAGTAATCGTATCCGCTTTATAGTCAAAAG AACGCCAGAGGAACCCTCACGGGATGCCAAATCCTGTCCGGAAGTCAACCATCACTCTTCGATCTCAAAAAGCATAAGCAACCACGCCACTGTTAAACCCTCTGTTCAGGAAGTGTCTGCTAGCAACTCTATGCTCTCCAGCTTCCTGTACGGCATGCCCATGTCCTCCCAGCCCCACCCAGACAGCAAGATGGACCTGAAGCCCACATCACTGAACAGCATAGGTAAAGAGAGGCTGGGAATGTGGACATCCTCTGATGACAAGGCCGTGCAAGCCAAGGAATGTGTTGACAATG GCGAGCGAATAGGGCTGGCAGGGGATCTTGCCCAGAGTCCTCCCAGCATCCATGTCTCCAAGCGCCTTCTGTTTTCTATAGTGCATGAAAAATCAG AAAAATGGGACTCATTTATCAGGGAGACGGAGGACATCAACACGCTTCGAGAATGTGTTCAGATCCTCTTCAACAGCAGATATG CTGAGGCTTTAGGTCTGGATCACATGGTTCCTGTGCCGTATCGGAAAATCGCCTGCGATCCAGAGGCGGTAGAAATCATTGGAATTCCAGACAAGATTCCCTTCAAGAGGCCATGCACTTATGGAGTGCCTAAACTGAAACGGATCCTGGAGGAAAGGCACGGGGTCCGCTTTGTTGTCAGAAG AATGTTTGATGAAAGGATTTTTACAG CCGCTGGTAAAGTAGCTAAGGAGGAGGGCAAACAGGATGGCTCCGCCCTTGATGATGGTTTCCCTGATGGGCTCAGGTTGCCAAGCTCCTCCCTAGAGCTGGTCAACAACACTCACAGCAGCAG ATCGACTAGCTCTTGTGTCAGTCCTTTGGCTGAGTGCGAAGCAG GGCCATCCGGGGACTGTCTTTCTATGAAGAAGATTAAAACAGAACCCCCAGATGGTGAAATCATTCAAGTGACAGTGCCAG AGTCCAGTGTTTCTACAGAAGAGCCAAGCGAGCCCCAGACTGAACGAGTGACCCCTGACCTCTGTCGTCTATTGGAGCCTGAAGCAG AAGATTTAGCATCTAAGACTACGCCGCAGGGGCTCAAAAGAGCTGTTGAAG AAGACATCGGAGAGATGATCCTACAGTTGAGAAAGCAGGTGGAGAGCCTGTTCAGCTCCAAGTACA GTGAAGCTCTTGGTCTGCCCGAGCCAGCTAAAGTGCCATACTCCAAGTTCCAGATGTATCCAGATGACCTGTACATCAATGGGTTGCCAGAAGGGATGACTTTTCGAAGACCAAACTGTTTCGGGGCAGTAAAATTGAGAAAGATTCTTGCTGCAAGCAGTCAGATCCAGTTTGTTATAAGAAA GCCAGAGTTGTTGACAGAGCAGGTTAAAAACGAGTCTCTCTCAAAATCAACCTCTGACTCAG CAGAGACGGACTCTAAAGACCAATCAGATGACCCTGGACCCGCGTCCAAGAGACCAGGATTCTCAG ACAGTTTAGAGGCCAAGCTCTCCCGTATCGACTTGGCGAACACACTGCGCGAGCAGGTCCAAGACCTGTTCAACAGGAAATACGGCGAGGCACTGGGCATTAAGTATCCTGTGCAAGTGCCTTATAAGAGGATCAAGAGTAACCCCGGCTCAGTGATTATTGAGGGCCTGCCCCCTGGGATCCCCTTCAGAAAGCCCTGCACCTTCGGCTCACAGAATCTAGAGAGGATATTAGCCGTGGCAGACAAGATCTCTTTCAGCATTACAAG gcCTTTCCAAGGACTCATTCCAAAGCCAG CACCCCGGAGAATAACCACATTGAAGAAAGGTTACACCCCAATAAATG AAGAAGACGAGGTCAATCGAATGGGAGAGAAAGTGATATTAAGGGAACAAGTTAAAGAGCTCTTTAATAAGAAATATG GTGAAGCTTTAGGTTTGGATCGCTCGGTCCTTGTTCCATATAAATTAATCCGTGCCAATCCCGGCTCATTGGAAGTTTCTGGACTTCCGGATGATATTCCATTCAGGAATCCGAATACTTATGACATCATTCGATTGGAAAAAATTCTGCAGGCTGAAGATGAAATTACCTTCAATATTAAAACCCCACTACA ACCTTTTACAGAATTGTGTACCCAGTCTTGTAATACAG AATGTAAAGAAGTGTCCACCAATCGACGCAAACGTAAACGTGTACTTGACAACAATCAAGCAATCGTGCCCACTGGAGCAGACTCGGCActatcaaccaatcagattcctGTCATG caGTGGCCTATGTACATGGTGGACTACAGCGGTGTGAATGTTCAAGTTCCCAGCAAGGTCAAATACTAG